The following is a genomic window from Moorella sp. Hama-1.
GAAGACTCCACAGCTCATGATTACCCCATTCGCTACAGCGGGTATCAAGATATTTTAGGGAAAATAAGGCAAATGGAGTTTTCCCGGCAGGTTGATAAGAAGCTGGCTGAAGCGGAAGGAAAAATTAATAAAGCAAGGCAGGAAACAGAGGAGCAGCTTAAACAATTCCGGGTGCAGAATTTGGAGTTTTTGGGCTTGTTTGCAGCCATTATTTCCTTTACAGTGGGCAGTATTCAATTTGTTTCCAGGTTGACCTTTGAGCAAGGAGTGATTTTGCTATTAATTTTTACCGGCAGTTTATTATACATTTATAGTGGGTTAAGTATAGTATTACACGGCAGAGCATATCTGTCTAGGACTATAATAGTACTGGCCCTGGCCCTCATTTTGTTTTTTGTTTCTCTGGCCTTCAAAGGAGTTCTGGTTAAATAATGAAAGTAATACGTTTAGAAGCGATTTCTTTAGCCGGGAGCGACATAAATGAAGACCTGTACGGTTATGACGCTCAAGCTTTCTGGGTAATGGATGGCGCCACAGCTTTAGTTACACCGTATACCGGAGATGCTGCCGCGGAAGTTTGCTGGTTGATAAATAAGGTGGATGGAATTATAAGGAGCGGGATTAAGGAACGAAACGCCGCTTTGCCAGAAATAATGAGTATGGCTGCCTTGACGGTAAGGCAGGAGTTAGCTGGCAATGAAAATCGGCAGCCCTGGGAATTTCCGAGTTGCAGTATAGCGCTGGCAAGGGTAAACAAGGATTTTCTTGAATATTTCTTGCTCGGCGATGTGACCCTGGCTTTTAAATCCGGTGAAGAATTGAGGGTCATCAGCGATGATGCCATAAGAAAACTTGATGCAAAGGCGATTAAAGAAAAATTGCGTTTCCAGGCGGAAGGATTGACTTCTGCCGCCGCCAGGCAGGCCATACTCCCGATTTTGCGCCGGCACCGGTCCTTGATGAACACACCTGGCGGGTATTGGATTTTCAATGGCAGCCCCGAAGCGATTAAGAATGCCCTGACAGGAACGATTAATTTGGATAAGGGCAGTGAGTTTATTTTGGCAACAGACGGTTTCGCCAGGCTGGT
Proteins encoded in this region:
- a CDS encoding protein phosphatase 2C domain-containing protein, with amino-acid sequence MKVIRLEAISLAGSDINEDLYGYDAQAFWVMDGATALVTPYTGDAAAEVCWLINKVDGIIRSGIKERNAALPEIMSMAALTVRQELAGNENRQPWEFPSCSIALARVNKDFLEYFLLGDVTLAFKSGEELRVISDDAIRKLDAKAIKEKLRFQAEGLTSAAARQAILPILRRHRSLMNTPGGYWIFNGSPEAIKNALTGTINLDKGSEFILATDGFARLVDTFHVYPTWGFLFHDLKKSSLTELAERLRQLEQDDLECLQYPRFSPHDDATALYVELGHEAERRTSSTSA